The following coding sequences lie in one Arachis ipaensis cultivar K30076 chromosome B03, Araip1.1, whole genome shotgun sequence genomic window:
- the LOC110269422 gene encoding protein MAIN-LIKE 2-like, whose protein sequence is MHLEHVTAAGQRLDERYVPYLQMAGLYHLARLNERWFRLDEPLVSAFVERWRPETHTFHMLFGECTITLQDMAYQLGLSVDGRYVSGCLTDFQTYIQGGRPAWVWFQELLGVLPPANQIQKFAVNCSWFQETFGECPEGADEETIMRYARAYIMMLLRTQLFADKFGNRIHIRWLPYVARLEDMGGYSWGSAALAWLYRCMCRVANRYVVKLAGPLQLLQFWIFWRFPGFRPARYDTFSWPLASRWSGHNPSASEKGLRVQIWRLRIDLLRAGDVSIRITFF, encoded by the exons ATGCATCTCGAGCATGTGACGGCAGCAGGGCAGCGACTGGACGAGAGATACGTTCCGTACTTACAGATGGCGggattataccatcttgcgaggcTGAATGAGAGATGGTTCAGATTGGATGAACCCCTTGTGAGTGCTTTCGTCGAGCggtggcgtccggagacgcacacatTTCACATGCTGTTCGgggagtgcacgatcacactgcAGGACATGGCATACCAGTTGGGGTTGTCGGTCGACGGACGTTATGTCAGTGGTTGCTTGACGGATTTCCAGACATACATCCAGGGTGGCCGTCCAGCTTGGgtgtggttccaggagttgcttggTGTGTTACCTCCTGCGAACCAAATCCAAAAGTTTGCAGTGAACTGCAGCTGGTTCCAGGAGACGTTTGGAGAGTGCCCTGAGGGAGCCGACGAGGAGACAATCATGCGCTATGCTCGGGCGTATATCATGATGCTGTTACGCACTCAGCTCTTTGCCGACAAGTTTGGCAACCGTATTCACATTAGGTGGCTACCCTACGTGGCTAGGCTTGAGGATATGGGTGGCTACAGCTGGGGGTCGGCAGCTCTCGcgtggttgtaccggtgcatgtgccgagtggccaACAGATATGTGGTGAAGCTAGCCGGTCCGTTACAGCTACTTCAGTTTTGGATCTTCTGGCGCTTTCCTGGGTTTAGACCTGCTAGGTATGACACGTTCAGCTGGCCCTTGGCCTCGAG GTGGTCAGGTCACAATCCTTCTGCTAGCGAGAAGGGACTACGAGTGCAGATATGGAGACTGAGGATAGACCTTTTACGGGCTGGGGATGTAAGTATACGAATCACGTTTTTTTAA
- the LOC107634327 gene encoding casparian strip membrane protein 5: protein MDSNKENEVATVAITKPKDSAKGKSVKWGAPISTDQSSSSVSAKSVAALPRSPAARWRKGVAIADFVLRLGVIGAAIGATVLMGNNEEVLPFFTQFLQFHAQWSDFPMFQFLVVATGVISGYAVLCLPFSYVCIVRPYALGLRLLLMILDIVMMGLITTAAAAGGGIVYLSHNGSQHANWIAICQGYANFCQTASESVVLSFVAAFFFMCLVPLSALALKRN, encoded by the exons ATGGACTCCAATAAAGAAAATGAGGTAGCTACAGTTGCAATAACAAAACCAAAGGACAGTGCCAAAGGGAAAAGTGTTAAATGGGGTGCTCCTATTTCCACagatcaatcttcatcatcagttTCCGCAAAGTCTGTTGCCGCGTTGCCAAGATCACCAGCAGCAAGGTGGAGAAAAGGCGTCGCGATAGCAGACTTTGTCTTAAGACTTGGTGTCATAGGAGCTGCTATAGGCGCCACAGTTCTGATGGGAAACAATGAGGAGGTTCTTCCATTTTTCACACAGTTTCTCCAGTTCCATGCTCAATGGTCTGACTTTCCAATGTTCCA GTTCCTTGTGGTAGCAACCGGGGTAATTAGTGGATACGCGGTTCTTTGCCTTCCGTTCTCGTATGTTTGCATTGTTCGACCATATGCTTTGGGACTAAGGCTTCTGCTTATGATCCTTGATATA GTAATGATGGGTCTAATCACAACAGCTGCTGCAGCTGGTGGTGGCATAGTGTACTTATCTCATAATGGGAGTCAACATGCAAATTGGATAGCAATATGTCAAGGATACGCCAATTTCTGCCAAACTGCTAGCGAGTCTGTGGTGCTTTCCTTTGTTGCCGCATTTTTCTTCATGTGTTTGGTTCCACTCTCTGCGTTGGCTCTTAAGAGGAATTGA
- the LOC107632804 gene encoding uncharacterized protein LOC107632804, with translation MPGTVAVLRTSTVRVGGQVDDSQAYFHRLFWTFSPCIEAFWHCKPLVSIDGTHLYGKYEGTLLVAIALDGNSNILPVAFALHVTPQPGLLVISDRHNGIKAALEAPDGGWLPPAAYRAFCIQHVAANFALTFKGKDARRLLVNAAYAKTEVEFDYWFDILRSEDPAMCEWANRIDYSLWTQHRDEGRRFGHMTTNISKCVNSILKGVRNLPVCSLVKATYGRLAELFVRKGREAEAQLGTRQQFSQHLVKCIEANLKTARCFTVTLYNRDNSEFTVSETTPTGSFSLGSYRVSLRFQTCDCGYFQVLHYPCPHALACCACSRLTWQSYVHQVYHLSSVFSVYWMGFTPPIPEGFGHRTMGRQ, from the exons atgcctggtactgttgcAGTCCTTCGGACGAGTACTGTTCGAGTTGGGGGCCAGGTCGACGATTCGCAGGCTTATTTTCACCGGCTCTTCTGGACATTTTCACCATGTATTGAGGCATTCTGGCATTGCAAGCCATTGGTGAGTATTGACGGCACCCACCTGTATGGTAAGTATGAGGGTACGTTGCTCGTCGCGATTGCActggacgggaactccaacatactgCCTGTTGCATTTGCACTG CACGTAACCCCGCAACCGGGTCTGCTGGTTATATCAGATAGGCACAACGGCATCAAGGCTGCGCTTGAGGCTCCCGACGGAGGCTGGCTACCTCCTGCTGCCTACCGTGCATTCTGTATTCAACATGTGGCAGCAAATTTCGCCCTGACCTTCAAGGGCAAGGACGCAAGAAGGCTTCTTGTGAATGCAGCTTATGCTAAGACTGAGGTGGAAttcgattactggtttgatattctgcgATCTGAAGACCCTGCCATGTGTGAGTGGGCGAACCGGATCGATTATTCATTGTGGACCCAGCATCGGGATGAGGGTAGgagattcggtcacatgacgacAAATATCTCCAAGTGTGTTAATTCAATCCTAAAGGGGGTCAGGAATCTCCCGGTGTGCTCGCTGGTGAAAGCTACTTATGGGAGGTTGGCAGAATTATTCGTTCGCAAGGGGAGAGAGGCAGAGGCCCAGTTAGGCACCAGACAACAATTCAGTCAACATCTGGTGAAGTGTATAGAGGCCAATCTGAAGACGgcgaggtgcttcacggtgactttgtACAACAGAGATAACTCGGAGTTCACCGTCTCGGAGACGACTCCTACTGGTTCGTTCTCACTTGGTAGCTACAGAGTCTCACTCAGGTTTCAAACATGTGACTGTGGATATTTTCAGGTACTTCATTACCCGTGTCCTCACGCCTTGGCATGTTGTGCCTGTTCACGGCTTACTTGGCAGTCGTATGTCCACCAGGTGTATCATCTTAGCTCGGTGTTCAGTGTATACTGGATGGggttcacacctcccattcctgAGGGTTTTGGCCACCGTACGATGGGCCGACAGTGA